One Thermodesulfobacteriota bacterium genomic region harbors:
- a CDS encoding type II toxin-antitoxin system Phd/YefM family antitoxin gives MKKVALSEVKDDLSKYLRLAEKEEIIITGHGKPAGILIGFESEDDWFNYRLENEPRFLKHIETAGKNIRAGRGVRFEDIEE, from the coding sequence ATGAAGAAGGTAGCTTTATCAGAAGTGAAAGACGATCTCTCGAAATATTTGCGACTGGCAGAAAAAGAGGAGATAATAATCACCGGCCACGGCAAGCCAGCAGGAATATTAATCGGGTTCGAGTCGGAAGACGATTGGTTTAATTATCGATTGGAAAACGAGCCGCGCTTTTTGAAACACATAGAAACTGCCGGAAAAAACATACGAGCAGGTCGAGGTGTACGATTCGAAGACATTGAAGAATAA